From Methanofastidiosum sp., the proteins below share one genomic window:
- a CDS encoding stage II sporulation protein M produces the protein MESTKGKITSFYKNEVFSTIKENEALVFISLGLFLLGSFSGFYLFKVILSNNPEVIDIFLKEFQDTLGPLKEMTSLELFLTIFYINTRTSFLIMLLGVFVGLFPFISLWMNGTILGLFYGKFMAEGGNTLVFLMGILPHGVIEIPAIVIAASQGFRIGKEIISPPVGKSRSEALRYNIRRGLKLFAIIIPLLLVAALIEVYISAYLFNANL, from the coding sequence ATGGAAAGCACAAAAGGAAAAATAACTTCTTTTTACAAAAATGAAGTTTTCTCAACAATAAAAGAAAATGAAGCATTGGTATTTATATCTCTAGGATTATTCCTTCTAGGGTCTTTTTCTGGATTCTATTTATTTAAAGTTATTTTGAGTAACAATCCTGAAGTAATTGACATCTTTTTAAAGGAATTTCAGGACACGCTTGGGCCATTAAAGGAGATGACCTCCCTTGAATTATTTTTGACTATATTTTATATTAACACAAGAACATCCTTTTTGATAATGTTGCTTGGAGTTTTTGTTGGATTGTTTCCATTTATCTCGCTATGGATGAACGGAACAATATTAGGCCTCTTTTATGGCAAATTTATGGCAGAAGGCGGAAATACTTTAGTCTTTTTAATGGGAATACTGCCACACGGGGTGATCGAAATTCCGGCCATTGTAATAGCCGCGTCCCAGGGATTTAGGATTGGAAAAGAGATTATTTCTCCGCCAGTAGGCAAATCAAGATCTGAAGCTCTTAGATATAACATAAGGAGAGGACTAAAACTATTTGCGATAATAATCCCTCTGTTACTAGTTGCTGCTTTAATTGAGGTATACATCTCTGCATACCTCTTCAATGCAAATCTATGA
- a CDS encoding mechanosensitive ion channel family protein, giving the protein MDINSLFSQTYFDNTIVSYLIFFLITAGFVIVGKILYYFSKTILRKFTKKTQTKFDDILIDMVEEPLLIFIVILGLRVGWGFLSFPNYPMIPTYYGHILYMIITLNVAWFISRFLDSLIENYLLPLTQKTKTDLDDHLLPIIRKVISVIVFGIAIITILDEFGIEIGPMLAGLGIGGLAFALASKDLISNLFGSTTVLLDKPFSLGDWVKIGDYEGFVREIGIRTTQIETFEGSFIYIPNSKFTQSEVENISRRWARRMKMTIGLTYNMNSEKIKKAKELIQEAIVSEEGTSKEKIMINFTEFGDFSKNIMVIYWVTDTSNYFNIVDSINFKIMESFETHKIEFAFPTQTIELVK; this is encoded by the coding sequence ATGGACATAAATTCTTTATTCTCACAAACTTACTTTGATAATACGATTGTTTCTTACTTAATTTTCTTTTTAATTACTGCAGGTTTTGTAATTGTTGGAAAGATATTATATTATTTTTCAAAGACTATCCTAAGAAAATTTACAAAGAAAACACAAACTAAATTTGATGATATCTTGATCGATATGGTAGAGGAACCGCTCCTTATATTTATCGTAATTTTAGGATTGAGAGTAGGGTGGGGATTTTTATCATTTCCTAATTACCCCATGATTCCCACATACTATGGCCATATCCTTTACATGATTATAACTTTAAACGTTGCTTGGTTTATATCAAGATTTTTAGATTCTTTGATTGAGAACTATCTTCTCCCTCTTACGCAAAAAACTAAAACTGATTTAGACGACCATCTCTTGCCGATAATTAGGAAAGTTATCAGCGTAATAGTATTTGGAATAGCAATTATAACAATATTGGACGAATTTGGAATTGAAATTGGTCCGATGCTTGCTGGTTTAGGAATTGGAGGGCTTGCATTTGCTCTTGCATCAAAAGATCTTATAAGCAATTTATTTGGGTCAACTACAGTATTACTTGATAAACCTTTTTCGCTAGGAGATTGGGTAAAAATTGGAGATTACGAAGGATTTGTAAGAGAAATTGGTATAAGAACAACACAAATTGAAACTTTTGAAGGTTCATTTATTTATATTCCAAACTCTAAATTCACTCAAAGTGAAGTAGAAAATATTTCTAGACGCTGGGCAAGAAGAATGAAAATGACAATTGGACTTACTTATAATATGAACTCTGAGAAAATTAAAAAAGCTAAAGAACTTATACAAGAAGCCATTGTTTCAGAAGAAGGTACATCAAAAGAGAAGATTATGATTAATTTCACAGAATTTGGTGATTTTTCTAAAAATATAATGGTAATATACTGGGTTACAGACACTTCAAATTATTTCAACATAGTTGATAGCATCAATTTTAAGATAATGGAATCATTTGAAACTCATAAAATTGAATTCGCCTTCCCAACACAAACAATTGAATTAGTCAAATAA
- a CDS encoding deoxyuridine 5'-triphosphate nucleotidohydrolase, which yields MESCVLTGNEIRSLVSKNNLVQNYIDLDTQITPNGFDMTVREVHNIVSGGAVDFSNEKRKLSETEKIDFVDDYVFLEKGSYKIVYNEIVNIPPNIVALGRPRSTLLRCGANVGTAVWDRGYSGRSESLLSVYNENGIKIFKDARVLQLVFMRTLTDGSLYNGIFLKENI from the coding sequence ATGGAAAGTTGTGTTCTTACAGGAAATGAAATAAGGAGCCTTGTATCAAAAAATAATCTTGTTCAGAATTATATAGATTTAGACACCCAGATTACTCCAAACGGATTTGATATGACTGTTAGAGAGGTGCATAATATTGTTTCTGGTGGAGCTGTAGATTTCAGCAATGAAAAAAGAAAGCTTTCTGAAACAGAGAAAATAGATTTTGTAGATGATTATGTTTTTCTTGAAAAAGGCTCTTACAAGATAGTGTACAATGAAATTGTCAATATTCCGCCAAATATAGTGGCTCTGGGAAGGCCACGCTCAACTCTCTTAAGATGTGGTGCAAATGTTGGAACTGCTGTTTGGGATAGAGGTTATAGCGGAAGAAGTGAGTCTTTACTTTCAGTATATAATGAGAATGGCATAAAAATTTTTAAGGATGCACGGGTTTTGCAACTAGTATTCATGAGAACATTGACAGACGGATCTTTGTACAATGGGATATTCCTAAAAGAAAATATATAA
- a CDS encoding class I SAM-dependent methyltransferase family protein, translating to MEDQKIKELREKLITKIPEFDVKRIMKSYEQLGDIIILSIPEEYKGFTDFIGNSFYKSFECQTVMEKGYVSGEYRIPYYNKIIGDGFVTIHKENGILYKIDLSKVMFSAGNISERIRMAHVSSPEEVIIDMFSGIGYFTLPLAKYGKSRVWALEKNPDSFDILLENIRLNKLLGRVTPINTDCLDFNPEFKADRIIMGYFSDDEKFLLKALDMVKDGGIIHYHNTIHEKSELSIKENIQTILSKKGKKLEPIYYRKIKKYSPGIWHIVFDFKIN from the coding sequence GTGGAAGATCAAAAAATAAAAGAACTTAGAGAAAAACTAATCACTAAGATACCTGAGTTTGATGTAAAAAGAATAATGAAGAGTTACGAGCAACTTGGGGATATTATAATTCTATCAATTCCAGAAGAGTATAAAGGATTTACAGATTTCATAGGAAATAGTTTTTATAAGAGCTTCGAATGCCAAACTGTCATGGAAAAGGGGTATGTATCCGGAGAGTATAGAATTCCTTACTACAATAAGATCATTGGAGATGGATTTGTTACAATTCATAAAGAAAATGGAATACTCTATAAAATTGATCTATCTAAAGTTATGTTTTCAGCAGGCAATATATCTGAGCGTATCAGGATGGCACATGTATCCTCCCCTGAAGAAGTGATAATTGACATGTTCTCAGGAATTGGCTATTTCACATTACCTCTAGCAAAATATGGGAAATCTAGAGTGTGGGCATTAGAAAAAAATCCCGATAGTTTTGATATTCTCTTAGAAAATATCCGCTTGAATAAACTCTTGGGTAGGGTTACTCCAATTAATACTGACTGCCTAGATTTTAATCCAGAATTCAAAGCAGATAGAATAATAATGGGTTATTTCTCAGACGATGAGAAATTTTTATTAAAGGCATTAGATATGGTAAAGGACGGCGGTATAATCCATTACCATAATACTATACATGAAAAATCTGAACTGTCTATTAAAGAAAATATTCAAACTATTCTGTCTAAAAAAGGAAAAAAGTTAGAGCCAATTTATTACAGGAAAATTAAGAAGTATTCTCCCGGCATATGGCACATTGTTTTTGATTTCAAGATAAACTAA
- a CDS encoding protein-L-isoaspartate(D-aspartate) O-methyltransferase gives MNLSDESRVKMVSYLEKINYVKSESVKNAFLKVDRKNFVLEHLKDEAYKDTPLSINWGQTISAPSMIALMLEVSDLKPGIKTLEIGAGSGYNAALIAEICGEENVITIERIPEVFVFGLENLKRACYKVRVILGDGTKGYEEEAPYDRIIATAAAPEIPKSWKDQLKEGGMIIAPVGKERYYQELLVLKKNSDGSFDTKKYGGCIFVPLVGEEGWKE, from the coding sequence ATGAACCTAAGTGACGAATCAAGAGTTAAAATGGTTTCTTATCTAGAAAAAATTAATTATGTAAAAAGTGAGTCTGTAAAAAATGCTTTTTTAAAAGTTGATAGAAAAAACTTTGTTCTTGAACACTTAAAAGACGAGGCATACAAGGACACACCACTTTCTATTAATTGGGGCCAGACCATTTCTGCACCTTCAATGATAGCGCTCATGCTTGAAGTTTCCGATCTAAAACCTGGGATTAAAACTTTAGAGATTGGGGCAGGCTCAGGGTACAACGCCGCATTAATTGCTGAGATATGTGGGGAAGAAAACGTTATTACAATAGAAAGAATCCCTGAAGTCTTTGTCTTTGGATTAGAGAATCTAAAAAGAGCCTGCTATAAAGTCAGGGTGATTCTTGGGGATGGCACAAAAGGATATGAAGAAGAAGCGCCATATGATAGGATAATTGCGACTGCAGCAGCACCAGAAATTCCAAAAAGTTGGAAAGATCAATTAAAAGAGGGGGGCATGATAATAGCTCCAGTAGGTAAAGAGAGATATTATCAGGAACTTCTAGTATTAAAAAAGAATAGCGATGGGTCTTTCGATACTAAGAAATATGGCGGATGCATATTTGTTCCTCTGGTAGGAGAGGAAGGGTGGAAAGAATAA
- a CDS encoding B12-binding domain-containing radical SAM protein, protein MERIMRFTEYGTIKKKAHNRFALIYPDVYRAGNSNLGLHYVYNIINEKDGFLIERFFSDFERSIETQDMLKNFKALLFSLNYEYGIINLLRILKKNNIPLLRKDRKDHLVITGGPLNVNPFILDDVFDIAFIGDAERSLVEFLDIYLSLENPKKQIEEFGKIEGLYIPEIHKENRIKRRIEKLEYHPLYEPIQWGDFEESFNKTFLLEVSRGCRNRCSFCLTGNALGPYRERSKEELIKIVKEGQKRTKFERIALIGSDMPSSLDEIIKSLSELGFQISLPSLKLRDINEKTIPLLGQETITLAPESSEQMRAKIGKFYKDEEFFEKINLIKKYSKSVKLYFIFGLPGEEQKDLDEIINFIKQSRKIIRTKSSFNPFVPKPHTPFEDHIFDFAELKEKMKYINANIKDVKIEDLKSAFIQYAISVGGRDVGRFIIEAVENDSNITYSSFKKGIEKNEIEVPSKEKEWKRIEVSV, encoded by the coding sequence GTGGAAAGAATAATGAGATTCACTGAGTATGGCACTATTAAGAAAAAAGCCCACAATAGATTCGCCTTAATATACCCCGATGTGTATCGTGCTGGGAATTCCAACTTGGGACTCCACTATGTCTATAATATAATTAATGAGAAGGATGGATTTTTAATAGAAAGATTTTTCTCAGACTTTGAAAGGTCGATAGAAACCCAAGATATGTTAAAAAATTTCAAAGCATTATTATTCTCATTAAATTATGAATACGGTATAATTAATCTACTTAGAATTTTGAAAAAGAACAATATTCCGCTATTGCGAAAAGACAGAAAAGATCACCTAGTCATAACAGGCGGACCACTTAATGTGAATCCTTTCATATTAGATGATGTTTTTGACATTGCATTCATTGGTGATGCTGAAAGGTCTTTAGTTGAGTTTTTAGATATTTATCTGAGCCTTGAGAATCCTAAAAAACAGATAGAAGAATTTGGTAAAATAGAAGGGCTTTACATACCAGAGATCCATAAGGAAAACAGGATCAAAAGAAGAATAGAAAAGCTTGAGTATCACCCACTTTATGAGCCAATCCAATGGGGGGACTTTGAGGAATCGTTTAATAAAACATTTCTTTTGGAAGTATCAAGAGGATGCAGAAACAGATGCTCTTTCTGCCTTACAGGCAATGCTCTAGGCCCATATCGCGAGAGAAGCAAAGAAGAGTTAATCAAAATCGTAAAAGAGGGACAAAAGAGAACTAAGTTTGAGAGGATTGCTTTGATAGGCTCAGATATGCCTTCATCTCTTGATGAAATTATAAAAAGTTTAAGTGAACTTGGGTTTCAGATTTCTCTGCCTTCCTTAAAGCTTAGAGACATTAATGAGAAAACTATCCCTTTGCTTGGGCAAGAAACTATTACTTTAGCTCCAGAATCCTCTGAGCAGATGAGGGCGAAAATAGGAAAATTCTACAAAGACGAAGAGTTCTTTGAAAAAATTAATTTGATAAAAAAATACTCTAAATCTGTAAAACTTTACTTTATTTTCGGGCTCCCCGGGGAAGAACAAAAAGATTTAGATGAGATTATAAATTTTATTAAACAATCGAGAAAGATAATAAGGACAAAATCATCATTCAATCCATTTGTCCCAAAGCCACACACACCTTTTGAGGATCACATATTTGATTTTGCCGAATTAAAGGAGAAGATGAAATACATTAATGCAAATATAAAAGATGTTAAGATAGAAGACTTAAAGAGCGCATTTATCCAGTATGCTATTTCCGTTGGAGGAAGAGACGTCGGCAGATTTATTATAGAAGCAGTTGAAAATGATAGCAATATCACTTACTCCTCATTTAAAAAAGGCATTGAGAAAAATGAG